The Festucalex cinctus isolate MCC-2025b chromosome 14, RoL_Fcin_1.0, whole genome shotgun sequence DNA window CCAATCGCTATGCAGCAGGCAcacccacgtcaaaatttagcaataataaatttaataataatgtgtatatttgtggagacaagttacttcatgtttaactcattcactgccattgacggaaaaagacgtcaatgtctattttttttttttgctggactggcagtgaatgtgttaaagattAGCTAGCTctaaatgcactgagctgtcaccgtcttacaaatgcaattatgccatctagtggcagaaaaatgacctcaacacatatcaatatcacactcggggttttttttgtttttttgttttttttgacagtacaactttttcatttgaactcttttatgtattattttatgaattattttatgaattattatgaaattaatggatacctgactaaaagatgcagccttaTTTATATTAGTATttatattagtttaacatttttccacttttatgttaacaagagtatgaaacttactatacatttagaacagatataaaacttgcaattaattacaattaaaaaatgtaatcgcctgacacccctaaataatttgtgaaatatgaaggTGTTACTGGCCTTCTAGTGATAATTATGATAACCGCTTAACCCCTTCGACCCCACGTTGTCTTCATTCATTTACCGGCATACTGTATGTCCATgaaaatttcagcagtaaaagttGATGAAAACCAGCcctaaaaagcagcattttcaattttctgtatttgcaaaaaaaaaaaaaaaaaaaaaaaagcaaatctgACATAATACATGGCAACTTACTTGTGCAGAGTGCTGCTGTGCTAATACTGCATGGGCTCCAGCAGGTATGGCCTTTGGACGGTAGGGAATCGTTGCTCCTTTTGGAGGAGACTAAAGACAAAGTCATGAAAACCCAGAATATTTCAGATAAAGAACTCTTCCTAAGACTGATGCATTTTACATCACTTATATCCCTCGATAAATCTTTTAATAGCCGTCTAATCGCTTGAGAAGGTTACATGGACCTTGCATGCCACAGATGAAATAAACTCTTAATTTACAAGACTTTTAATGTTTCCAGCATGAGGGTAATGGCGTCCTTGCCAAAGGGGTTGGTAAGAAAGCTAAATTAATGATCCCAAGTCCTTCACTCagaaattacaaacaatcctCTGACATATAGTAAAAGATCTATTGTGATAATGATTCATATTATGTAATAATAACCCAGCTAATTGGTAGCAGCTTCCTGAATGCAAAGGTGAGTTGATTCAAAGCTTATTAAGTAGCTAATTAATTTTGTGCTCTGACTGAAATGATCACTTCAGAAATAATTGCTTAATGGTTGAAAGGGTCTCTTGCAATGGACAATGGATATGCATATatagcagtggttcttaacctgggttcgatcaAACCCCAGGGGATCGATGAGTGAGTTTCAGGGTGAGGCTGAGGTCAAGACACAAAATTCACTCAAATAATTCATGATGATATGCTCCGCTTTGTTATCATGGCTACAGGTGATTACACTACTTTGCTTGGCCTAtatgtgctgcagggaatttggtgcgttTAGTAGTTGATTTggggctgttgtgatggtacgtcgttTGATTACTTTATTAGTTTAATCACTTCATACTATATCAAGCTAAAAAGAAAGGGGCcagacgaatatgtgcaatatgagttaGCATGTATAACTGaaggtatggtgttccacaggattCAATtccggggcctctgctgttttcattctatCTGCTACCCCAGTGTTTgaaatttggggggggggaacaaaaaacaaaacaaaacaaaacttcttttttttttcccaataaaaaaGAGGTCGGTGAATATGCATAGTAGGTCATTGTCcaagtatactgtatgtgcagtGCAGCTCAACTCTAACCTCAGTGCAAAGCTTTTTCCGCAAcactgaacaaacaaacaaaatgtagcACTGATGTGTGTCTAAACAAGGATCATGAAGAGCTGTTTGACAGGACATACCTCCAGCATGATGGAGCAGATGTGTCGCACACACTGAGTGATGGCCTGCGGAGTGCCAGAGATTGTGACAGCCCTTTCGGTCGAATCCGGCAGCATGTCTCCTGCCACCTGAACCTGGGCCCCTGTGGTCTTGACACCGCCAGACAACAGAGCAAAATGGCTATTTATTGCCAGAAAGAGCACTCCATCACCCAAAATTGAAATGCAGTCTCAAGCACCTGCAGCTTTACCCCGATAAGATTCGGACATGCAAGGAGCAGCTGCAAGGCAAATAGAAGCGTGTGCACCAATATTTAAAGAGGTGCACATAAATAATCTCCAGTCTGGATGGGTTTTCAGCCTCTGCACAAGCTTAAGCATTCAGATTCTCGTATGCAATTCCACAAAATGCATGGAAAGGAAAATCATGGAGGCTTGACTGAAGTGTATGATATTTGAGGACACTTGATGCCAGAACATCAGGTAGAAGGTGGTCTCTTCTCATTGGTATGCAGACAAACAACTTCCTGAGAGAAAATTGCAGAAACACAAGGCCTCCTATACCTCTCGGATCTCTTTGATCTTCGATCCTCCTTTTCCAATCAGTGAGCCACACTGGCTCCCTGGGAAAACCAAGCGAAGTGTCACGGGCGGATTGCTTGTTACGTTGCTGTTTGTCATTGCCGCCGTTATATCCTGCGGAGAAGTCAACAATGCGCTGCCGATATTAGCAGCAGCTTTGAATTGTAAATATAAGCAATGTCAGCAATACTGACCTCCTCAAACTTTTGCGCAATCATGGAGAAGGCTTTGAAGATTCCCTCCGTGGGTCCTGTGATGGTTACTATCCTTTCAGGAGACGATCCCTCTGATATGTTGATGCGAGCGCCACTCTGGAATAAAAAACACATCCAATCTAATTTCAATGCTTTTCCATGCAGACCTGTGAGAACATGC harbors:
- the LOC144001250 gene encoding poly(rC)-binding protein 3 isoform X3, whose product is MSEKEEMASDGTLNVTLTLRLLMHGKEVGSIIGKKGETVKKMREESGARINISEGSSPERIVTITGPTEGIFKAFSMIAQKFEEDITAAMTNSNVTSNPPVTLRLVFPGSQCGSLIGKGGSKIKEIRETTGAQVQVAGDMLPDSTERAVTISGTPQAITQCVRHICSIMLESPPKGATIPYRPKAIPAGAHAVLAQQHSAQAFALPGQYAFAHQDDWMRLPPQVHRSWQYLMILLAA